The following coding sequences lie in one Struthio camelus isolate bStrCam1 chromosome 32, bStrCam1.hap1, whole genome shotgun sequence genomic window:
- the LOC104148276 gene encoding uncharacterized protein — MQRPPPPPPGGAGRRPGRSRGFINLLGLLEAPGGGDAGGGGSSSAAAGRPYMCTECGKAFGQSSNLLEHQRTHTGERPFTCGQCAKSFSRSSTLAEHRRTHTGERPYACPVCARAFSRSSTLAEHRRTHTGETPFACPECGRGFGRTSNLAKHLRTHTGEKPYGCGACGKRFSLSSNLLKHQRTHSGEKPFACPQCPKRFKKKTHLGSHLRTHTGERPYRCGECGKAFGQSSTLIEHQRTHTGERPFRCGACGKSFCVSSNLVKHQRIHTGEKPYGCPRCGKRFRYKPQFTRHQKSHPPAGDAQEAGGARGAGDVGTGGAGDVGTGDIKDVGTGDAGDVNTGHTRDVNTGDGKDVSVGATRDVGMGNTVNVNMGDGKDVSVGATRDVGMGNTVNVNMGDVKDVNVGATRDVGMGNTRDISIGATRDVNTGDVKDVNMGATRDVGMGNTVNVNMGDVKDVSMAATRDINTGDIKDVSMGATRDVSMRNTRDVNTGDIKDVSMGATRDVGMRNTRDVNTGDIKDVSMGATRDVGMRNTRDVNTGDIKDVSMGATRDVNTGDVKDVNMGATRDVGMGNTKDISTGDTSDVNSGDAKDIGVGDARDISMDDIKNINMGDTEVLNMGDTRDVGMGDTEDVTMGDTKKVSTGDTKEVNMQATKNMGMGDTRDVKTGSTKDVSTGGAGDVGMGDAKDAGDTGAGGDPREAGAGTR, encoded by the exons atgcagcgccccccgccgccccccccag GGGGCGCGGGACGGCGGCCGGGGCGCTCGCGGGGCTTCATCAacctgctggggctgctggaggcgcccggcggcggtgacgccggcggtggcggcagcagcagcgcggccgccggccgcccctaCATGTGCACCGAGTGCGGCAAGGCCTTCGGGCAGAGCTCCAACCTGCTGGAGCACCAGCGGAcgcacacgggcgagcggcccttcACCTGCGGCCAGTGCGCCAAGAGCTTCAGCCGCAGCTCCACGCTGGCCGAGCACCGGCGGAcgcacacgggcgagcggccctacgCCTGCCCGGTGTGCGCCCGCGCCTTCAGCCGCAGCTCCACGCTGGCCGAGCACCGGCGGACGCACACGGGCGAGACGCCCTTCGCCTGCCCCGAGTGCGGCCGGGGCTTCGGGCGCACCTCCAACCTGGCCAAGCACCTGCGGAcgcacacgggcgagaagccctacgGCTGCGGcgcctgcggcaagcgcttcaGCCTCAGCTCCAACCTGCTCAAGCACCAGCGCACCCACTCGGGCGAGAAGCCCTTCGCCTGCCCGCAGTGCCCCAAGCGCTTCAAGAAGAAGACCCACCTGGGCTCGCACCTGCGCAcgcacacgggcgagcggccctaccGGTGCGGCGAGTGCGGCAAGGCCTTCGGCCAGAGCTCCACGCTCATCGAGCACCAGCGGAcgcacacgggcgagcggcccttcCGCTGCGGCGCCTGCGGCAAGAGCTTCTGCGTCAGCTCCAACCTGGTCAAGCACCAGCGCAtccacacgggcgagaagccctacgGCTGCCCCCGCTGCGGCAAGCGCTTCCGCTACAAGCCCCAGTTCACCCGGCACCAGAAGAGCCACCCGCCGGCCGGCGACGCCCAGGAGgctgggggcgcgcggggcgccggggacgTCGGCACCGGGGGCGCCGGGGACGTCGGCACGGGTGACATCAAGGACGTCGGCACGGGGGACGCCGGGGACGTCAATACGGGCCACACCAGGGACGTCAATACGGGCGACGGCAAGGATGTCAGCGTGGGGGCCACCAGGGACGTCGGCATGGGCAACACCGTGAACGTCAATATGGGCGACGGCAAGGATGTCAGCGTGGGGGCCACCAGGGACGTCGGCATGGGCAACACCGTGAACGTCAATATGGGCGACGTCAAGGATGTCAACGTGGGGGCCACCAGGGACGTCGGCATGGGCAACACCAGGGACATCAGCATAGGGGCCACCAGGGACGTCAATACGGGTGATGTCAAGGATGTCAACATGGGGGCCACCAGGGATGTTGGCATGGGCAACACCGTGAACGTCAATATGGGTGACGTCAAGGACGTCAGCATGGCGGCCACCAGGGACATCAATACAGGTGACATCAAGGATGTCAGCATGGGGGCCACCAGGGACGTCAGCATGAGGAACACCAGGGACGTCAATACGGGTGACATCAAGGATGTCAGCATGGGGGCCACCAGGGACGTCGGCATGAGGAACACCAGGGACGTCAATACGGGTGACATCAAGGATGTCAGCATGGGGGCCACCAGGGACGTCGGCATGAGGAACACCAGGGACGTCAATACGGGTGACATCAAGGATGTCAGCATGGGGGCCACCAGGGACGTCAATACGGGTGATGTCAAGGATGTCAACATGGGGGCCACCAGGGACGTCGGCATGGGCAACACCAAGGACATCAGCACAGGAGACACCAGCGACGTCAACTCGGGCGACGCCAAGGACATCGGCGTGGGGGACGCCAGAGACATCAGCATGGATGACATCAAGAACATCAACATGGGAGACACCGAGGTCCTCAACATGGGGGACACGAGGGACGTTGGCATGGGCGACACCGAGGATGTCACCATGGGGGACACCAAGAAGGTCAGCACGGGGGACACCAAGGAAGTCAACATGCAGGCCACCAAGaacatggggatgggggacaccagggacgtCAAGACGGGGTCCACCAAGGACGTCAGCACCGGGGGCGCCGGGGACGTCGGCATGGGGGACGCCAAGGacgctggggacactggggccgggggggaccccagggaggCCGGCGCGGGGACTCGTTAG
- the KAT8 gene encoding histone acetyltransferase KAT8: MAAAAAAARAPAASSSSSPPPPPPREAEVTVEIGETYLCRRADGSWHSAEVIQSRLNEQEGREEFYVHYAGFNRRLDEWVDRNRLALSKTLKEAAQRTAERFLGELPEQPERKITRNQKRKHDEINHVQKTYAEMDPTTAALEKEHEAITKVKYVDKIHIGHFEIDAWYFSPFPEDYGKQPKLWICEFCLKYMKFERTYRLHLGQCQWRQPPGREIYRKSNISVYEVDGKDHKIYCQNLCLLAKLFLDHKTLYFDVEPFVFYLLTEVDRQGAHIVGYFSKEKESPDGNNVACILTLPPYQRRGYGKFLIAFSYELSKLESTVGSPEKPLSDLGKLSYRSYWSWVLLEILRDFRGTLSIKDLSQMTSITQTDIISTLQSLNMVKYWKGQHVICVTPKLVEEHLKSAQYKKPPITVDSICLRWAPPKHKQAKLSKK, translated from the exons atggcggcggcggcggcggcggcccgggcccccgcggcctcctcgtcgtcgtcgccgccgccgccgccgccgcgggaggccGAGGTGACGGTGGAGATCGGCGAGACCTACCTGTGCCGGCGGGCGGACGGCAGCTGGC ACTCGGCGGAGGTGATCCAGTCGCGGCTGAACGAGCAGGAGGGGCGCGAGGAGTTCTACGTGCACTACGCCGGCT TTAACCGCCGCCTGGACGAGTGGGTGGACAGGAACCGGCTGGCGCTGAGCAAGACGCTGAAGGAGGCGGCGCAGCGGACGGCCGAGCGCTTCCTGGGCGAGCTGCCCGAGCAGCCCGAGCGCAAGATCACCCGCAACCAGAAGCGCAAGCACGACGAGATCAACCACGTGCAGAAg ACCTACGCCGAGATGGACCCGACCACGGCGGCGCTGGAGAAGGAGCACGAGGCG ATCACCAAGGTGAAGTACGTGGACAAGATCCACATCGGGCACTTCGAGATCGACGCCTGGTACTTCTCGCCCTTCCCCGAGGACTACGGCAAGCAGCCCAAGCTCTGGATCTGCGAGTTCTGCCTCAAGTACATGAAGTTCGAGCGCACCTACCGCCTGCACCTG GGGCAGTGCCAATGGCGGCAACCGCCGGGCCGGGAGATCTACCGCAAGAGCAACATCTCCGTCTACGAGGTGGACGGCAAAGACCACAAG ATCTACTGCCAGAACCTGTGCCTGTTGGCCAAGCTCTTCCTGGACCACAAGACGCTCTACTTCGACGTGGAGCCCTTCGTCTTCTACCTGCTCACCGAGGTGGACCGCCAGGGCGCCCACATCGTCGGCTACTTCTCCAag GAGAAGGAGTCGCCGGACGGCAACAACGTGGCCTGCATCCTGACGCTGCCGCCCTACCAGCGCCGCGGCTACGGCAAGTTCCTCATCGCCTTCA gctaCGAGCTGTCCAAGCTGGAGAGCACGGTGGGCTCCCCCGAGAAGCCGCTCTCGGACCTGGGCAAGCTGAGCTACCGCAGCTACTGGTCGTGGGTGCTGCTGGAGATCCTGCGCGACTTCCGCGGCACCCTCTCCATCAAGGACCTCAG CCAGATGACCAGCATCACGCAGACGGACATCATCAGCACCCTGCAGTCGCTCAACATGGTCAAGTACTGGAAGGGGCAGCACGTCATCTGCGTCACCCCCAAGCTGGTGGAGGAGCACCTCAAGAGCGCCCAGTACAAGAAGCCGCCCATCACCG TCGACTCCATCTGCCTCCGCTGGGCTCCCCCCAAGCACAAGCAGGCCAAGCTCTCCAAGAAGtga